The following proteins are co-located in the Trichocoleus sp. FACHB-46 genome:
- a CDS encoding MFS transporter: MNDPSPFADAATPAEEKLSLSTKLAYGAGDLGPAITANLLGVFLLYFFTSVAGLGAGLAANILMIGKVWDAVNDPVVGTLSDRTKSRWGRRHPWMIFGAIPFGIFFFLQWLIPRFSSNPVTNQWGLFWYYVGISILFNTFYTAVNLPYTALTPELTQDYNERTNLNSFRFAFSIGGSILSLVLALAIFKVVQGNPAQQYLVLAGVCTVLSVLPLYWCVWGTRKRVAVTERARQASSDGTEPLPYLEQLGIVFRNRPFLFVVGIYLCSWIAVQNTVAVIPYFVVHWMRLSQETFTQVVLVIQVTALIMLFVWSRVSKHLGKKAVYFMGMSLWIIAEVALFFLQPGQTALMFVLAFLAGFGVSTAYLIPWSMMPDVIELDELQTGQRREGIFYGFMVLLQKIGLAFGLFMVGKVLDGSGFIATVAGQEAPQQPESALFAIRCLVGPLPLAFLLLGLGLAYFYPITREVHAEILLKLQERKAHHGKSTSPEASEEI, encoded by the coding sequence ATGAACGATCCGTCTCCCTTTGCCGATGCTGCGACTCCCGCAGAAGAAAAGCTGAGCTTGAGTACCAAGCTAGCCTATGGAGCGGGAGATTTAGGGCCTGCCATTACAGCAAATTTACTAGGTGTATTTTTGTTGTACTTCTTTACCAGTGTGGCAGGGTTAGGAGCAGGGTTGGCTGCCAATATCTTGATGATTGGCAAAGTTTGGGATGCGGTTAACGACCCAGTCGTAGGGACACTGAGCGATCGCACTAAAAGCCGTTGGGGGCGTCGGCATCCTTGGATGATTTTTGGAGCCATCCCTTTTGGGATCTTCTTTTTTTTACAGTGGCTAATCCCACGCTTTAGTAGCAACCCTGTGACCAACCAGTGGGGGTTGTTCTGGTATTACGTGGGCATTTCTATCCTGTTCAATACGTTTTATACAGCAGTTAACCTACCCTATACTGCTCTAACACCAGAACTGACCCAAGACTATAACGAGCGCACCAACCTCAACAGTTTCCGCTTTGCCTTCTCTATTGGTGGCAGCATTCTCTCGCTAGTGTTGGCATTGGCCATCTTCAAGGTGGTTCAAGGAAATCCTGCTCAGCAATATCTCGTGCTTGCAGGGGTTTGCACCGTTTTATCGGTGCTACCACTCTATTGGTGTGTTTGGGGTACCCGAAAACGAGTCGCAGTTACTGAGCGCGCGCGCCAAGCTAGTAGCGACGGGACAGAGCCGCTGCCCTACTTAGAACAACTGGGCATTGTCTTTCGCAATCGCCCTTTTCTGTTTGTAGTTGGCATCTACCTTTGCTCTTGGATCGCCGTGCAAAATACAGTCGCGGTTATTCCCTACTTTGTCGTCCACTGGATGCGCCTTTCTCAGGAAACATTCACTCAGGTCGTGCTGGTCATTCAAGTGACTGCCCTGATCATGCTGTTTGTCTGGAGCAGAGTGAGTAAGCATCTAGGCAAGAAGGCGGTCTATTTCATGGGCATGAGCTTATGGATCATTGCTGAAGTTGCACTTTTTTTCCTGCAACCGGGGCAAACAGCACTAATGTTTGTGCTGGCTTTTCTCGCTGGGTTTGGCGTCTCAACAGCCTATCTGATTCCTTGGTCAATGATGCCAGATGTGATTGAGCTCGATGAGTTGCAGACTGGGCAACGGCGGGAAGGCATCTTCTACGGCTTTATGGTGCTGCTGCAAAAAATCGGTTTAGCTTTCGGCTTGTTTATGGTCGGTAAGGTTTTGGATGGCTCTGGTTTTATTGCCACCGTTGCAGGACAGGAGGCACCGCAACAACCTGAGTCGGCTTTATTTGCCATTCGCTGCTTAGTTGGTCCTCTCCCCTTAGCTTTTTTGCTGCTGGGGTTAGGGTTAGCATATTTTTATCCGATTACTCGTGAAGTTCACGCCGAGATTCTCTTGAAGCTACAGGAGCGCAAAGCCCACCACGGTAAAAGCACTAGTCCTGAAGCTTCTGAAGAAATTTAA
- a CDS encoding PAS domain S-box protein — protein MRTSEQIQAEIEERLGFFPPFFAAAHSTPEILETLWQHTLSAYLNNPLPTLIKEKLSAYLSRYCAVPYCLICHSCSLQPLGMSALNILQLLESPPPTEARIQFHISVLEAQPATLTTWPDSGSLLEESIFSSAVYIFLSLDASKACYNQMQRVLGTQYYNHLSAFLAYLKLCHVWVEAHPEVTYELDQRAQKYLAALLQDAPRLNRFFRQYRQQITTETQNHEQQLLIEITQRQRIEAVLQETNQVLQALIHAAPSAIIALDQRGKVKLWNAAAAAMFGWKGADVVGQPLPIVSDAGQAEFQQLYQDICRGKTVTGLQVRRQRQDHSQIDLSLSAGPFYDVEGQLNGTIAVISDVTEQKRSQELLERLSHQNHLILNSAGEGIYGLDLQGHVTFVNPAASRMVGWEVEELIGQPMHATIHHSKLDGTPHLESDCPIYAAFKDGMVRQGIEDIFWCKNGTSFPVEYTSMPIREHEVLVGAVVTFKDITERKRAEAQLQQQTERDRLLADMALRIRRSLNLNDILQTAVAETRNLLQIERAAIYRIIPDQPGQFIVESVAPGCLSVLGIELHDPCFDVDYSHQYQQGRISVVDDIYQTSYLSCYLEFLERIQIRANLLVPIVSNDQLWGLLCAHQCSAPRHWEPFEIDSLQRLVTQLAIAIQQSELYEQVQRLNARLEQQVVERTVQLQQALDFEATLKRITDKVRDSLDEDYILSTAVKELAQGLGVPCCDTGLYNADHTISTISHDYSPGPSAVGQVIQMADRPEVYYQLIQGQHLQFCIYEGLTLRPIQVAATLLACPILDDQGVLGDLWLFRSSGSVFNELEIRLVQQVANQCAIAIRQARLYQRSRTQVAELEMLNRLKDDFLSTVSHELRTPISNMKMAIHMLRMAPSAERQERYLQILQTECAREAELINDLLDLQRLEAASYPLFVVESIDLQHWLPELLEPFQTRSQQHHQVLRLEFLSHPPTLISDRASLSRIIAELLNNACKYTPSKGQIVVQVNHQPQPKNLSTGINTSVTLAVRNQVEIPAAELPRIFEKFYRVPNADPWKQGGTGLGLALVQRLAERLKGTIRVDSGGGWTTFLLELPTQPSQEALGNIEGT, from the coding sequence ATGCGAACTAGTGAACAAATTCAAGCAGAAATAGAAGAACGGTTAGGTTTTTTTCCACCTTTCTTTGCCGCTGCTCACTCAACCCCTGAGATCCTGGAGACGCTTTGGCAGCACACTTTGTCTGCCTATCTGAATAATCCTTTGCCGACTTTAATTAAAGAAAAACTTTCAGCTTATCTGTCACGTTACTGTGCCGTCCCGTATTGCCTGATTTGCCACAGTTGCAGCTTGCAGCCTTTAGGCATGTCAGCCTTGAATATCCTTCAGTTATTAGAGTCTCCGCCTCCCACAGAAGCAAGGATTCAGTTTCACATTAGTGTTCTAGAAGCCCAGCCTGCGACTTTAACAACTTGGCCTGATTCGGGCTCATTGTTGGAAGAGAGCATTTTTAGCAGTGCAGTTTATATATTCCTCAGCTTGGATGCTTCTAAGGCTTGCTACAACCAAATGCAGCGAGTGTTGGGAACTCAGTACTACAACCACTTGAGTGCGTTTTTGGCTTATTTGAAGCTGTGCCATGTTTGGGTAGAAGCGCATCCCGAAGTGACGTATGAGCTTGATCAGCGGGCGCAAAAATATTTAGCTGCACTTTTGCAGGACGCTCCTCGCCTGAATCGGTTTTTTCGGCAGTATCGCCAACAGATTACGACCGAAACTCAAAATCATGAGCAGCAGCTTTTGATCGAGATTACTCAGCGGCAGCGCATTGAGGCGGTGTTACAGGAAACGAATCAGGTGTTGCAGGCCTTGATCCATGCGGCACCCTCAGCCATTATTGCCTTGGACCAAAGGGGAAAGGTAAAGCTTTGGAATGCCGCTGCGGCAGCTATGTTTGGCTGGAAAGGCGCAGATGTGGTAGGTCAACCACTGCCGATTGTGTCCGATGCTGGACAAGCAGAATTTCAACAGCTTTATCAAGATATCTGCCGAGGAAAAACGGTCACCGGGTTACAGGTGCGCCGTCAACGACAAGATCATTCACAGATAGACCTGAGCCTCTCTGCGGGACCGTTTTATGACGTTGAGGGGCAGCTCAATGGGACGATCGCGGTGATTTCAGATGTGACTGAGCAAAAGCGATCGCAGGAGTTGCTAGAACGCCTCAGTCATCAGAACCACTTGATTCTCAACTCAGCGGGAGAAGGGATCTATGGCTTAGATCTGCAAGGTCACGTTACTTTTGTGAATCCTGCTGCTTCCAGAATGGTCGGTTGGGAAGTAGAAGAGTTGATTGGTCAGCCGATGCATGCCACGATTCATCACTCTAAGCTAGATGGCACACCTCATCTAGAGAGTGACTGCCCCATTTATGCCGCTTTCAAGGATGGGATGGTGCGACAAGGCATAGAAGATATCTTTTGGTGTAAGAATGGCACTTCATTTCCGGTGGAGTACACCTCCATGCCCATTCGTGAGCATGAAGTATTGGTGGGTGCGGTAGTTACGTTCAAGGACATCACCGAACGCAAACGGGCGGAAGCCCAACTTCAACAACAAACAGAACGCGATCGCCTGCTTGCTGATATGGCTTTGCGAATTCGGCGATCGCTGAATCTGAATGATATTTTGCAGACTGCTGTGGCTGAGACACGAAATCTCCTGCAAATTGAGCGAGCCGCCATTTACCGAATTATTCCGGATCAACCTGGGCAATTTATTGTGGAATCCGTGGCTCCAGGCTGTCTATCCGTTCTGGGGATCGAGCTGCATGATCCTTGTTTTGATGTGGATTACAGTCACCAATATCAACAGGGACGAATTTCTGTCGTTGATGATATTTACCAGACAAGCTATCTATCTTGTTACTTAGAATTTTTAGAACGCATCCAGATTCGAGCTAACCTCCTAGTGCCGATCGTGTCCAACGATCAGCTTTGGGGGCTGCTCTGCGCTCATCAGTGCTCTGCTCCCCGACACTGGGAACCGTTTGAGATTGACTCCCTGCAAAGGCTGGTAACTCAGCTCGCGATCGCCATTCAACAATCGGAACTTTACGAACAGGTGCAACGCTTAAATGCTCGCTTAGAGCAGCAAGTGGTGGAACGCACAGTGCAACTGCAGCAAGCCTTAGATTTTGAAGCCACGCTGAAACGGATCACCGATAAGGTCCGCGATAGCTTGGATGAAGACTACATTTTGAGCACAGCTGTCAAGGAATTAGCGCAAGGCCTAGGGGTGCCCTGTTGTGATACCGGACTCTACAATGCCGACCACACAATCTCTACTATCAGTCATGATTACAGCCCTGGCCCCTCAGCCGTGGGCCAAGTCATTCAGATGGCTGATCGACCAGAAGTGTACTATCAGCTTATACAAGGTCAGCATCTTCAGTTCTGTATCTACGAGGGTTTAACGCTACGTCCGATCCAAGTTGCAGCGACCTTGCTGGCTTGCCCGATTCTGGATGACCAAGGAGTCCTAGGAGATCTCTGGCTCTTTCGATCCAGTGGTTCAGTCTTTAATGAGCTGGAAATTCGCTTAGTGCAACAAGTGGCTAACCAGTGCGCGATCGCCATTCGCCAAGCCCGCTTATATCAAAGATCTCGAACCCAGGTCGCCGAACTGGAAATGCTGAATCGGCTGAAGGATGACTTCCTCAGTACCGTGTCTCATGAGCTTCGCACTCCCATCTCCAACATGAAAATGGCGATTCACATGCTGCGGATGGCTCCCAGCGCCGAGCGGCAAGAACGCTACTTACAAATTTTGCAAACTGAATGTGCCCGTGAAGCTGAGCTGATCAACGATCTGCTAGATTTACAACGTCTGGAAGCTGCGTCTTATCCCCTTTTTGTGGTGGAGTCAATCGATTTGCAGCATTGGCTGCCCGAACTTCTAGAGCCATTTCAGACGCGATCGCAGCAGCATCATCAAGTTTTGCGCCTAGAGTTCTTGTCTCACCCACCCACTTTAATCTCGGACCGAGCCAGCTTAAGCCGAATCATTGCCGAGTTGCTCAACAACGCCTGTAAATACACGCCGTCCAAAGGCCAAATTGTTGTACAGGTTAACCACCAGCCCCAGCCCAAAAACTTGTCAACAGGGATCAATACCAGCGTTACTTTGGCAGTTCGCAACCAGGTAGAAATCCCAGCCGCCGAGCTACCCCGGATTTTTGAAAAATTCTATCGCGTGCCGAATGCTGATCCTTGGAAACAGGGGGGGACAGGTTTAGGCTTAGCTTTAGTACAGCGACTGGCGGAGCGCTTGAAAGGAACGATCCGAGTCGATAGTGGTGGGGGATGGACTACGTTTTTGCTAGAGTTGCCAACCCAGCCTAGCCAGGAAGCGCTTGGCAATATTGAAGGCACTTAA